The genome window gggacaggtattggcaccctcatatacttttcaaaatattttgccataggctagataatttttagagaaaataggcaaatggtgaaatttgcattttggcttgcactaggggttttcatgagtgatttgagttttgaatactccccctaagtgcagtacctcatgcatatttcaagaaccaacaatttcataaaaagtaagaatttaagtgctaaaagcttaaaactaagacttgtcaggtttgacccgagttaagctttttcactcgctttgttggcggttatctcaactaggttagacaagtcctagatgcaatacaaggaatttaaacatgcaatgcaagcttgacaacaccatttgacattttacataaaatttctgagatcaagaatatttagttcattcctcaacatgcaaaagcgggtcttatcaagtggcttagtgaaaatatccgctaattgatcttccgacctcactccttctagaatgatatctcctttagcaacatgatctctaaggaagtgatgacagatatcaatgtgcttggtgcgagagtgttgtacaggattattagcaattttaacaacactctcattatcacacaacaaaggtaccttttctagaactacgccatagtctagaagagtttgtttcatatataaaatttgtgtgcagcaagcacctgcggcaatgtattccgcttcggcagttgacaaggcaacactattttgctttttggatgtccatgaaactagtgatctaccaagcagatggcatcccccagaagtacttttcctatcaattttgcaaccggcataatccgaatcggaatagccaattaaatcaaaagtagctcctttgggataccacagaccgacgcttgtggtgtgcctgagatacctaagaattctcttaacagcgcgaagatgagctttcttaggattagattgaaatctagcacacatgcagacactaaacataatatcgggcctagatgcggtaaggtacaataaactaccaatcatagaacgatagagagtttgattaaccgggttacctccctcatctaagtcgagatgtccatttgtaggcatgggggtcttgattggtttgcacttctcaatgttgaaccttttcaacaagtctttggtatacttctcttgtgagagaaagttaccatctttcatttgcttgacttgaaagcctaggaagtacgttagctcaccaatcattgacatctcgaactccttcgacatcaactcaccaaattccttgcaatgatagtcatttgtcgagccaaagattatatcatcaacatatacttgacaaatgaaaatatcaccgttatgtttctttgtgaagagagttgtatcgatggtcccgatcttgaagcccttttcgatgaggaagtcgcgaaggcgctcataccaagcccttggagcctgctttagcccatatagcgccttggacaacctgtaagcatggttaggatatctagggtcttcaaatccaggcggttgctcaacatatacaagttcatttatgaagccatttaaaaatgcactttttacatccatttgataaagttttatatcatagcatgatgcatatgcaagtaggatacagatggcttccagtcgagcaaccggtgcaaaggtctctccaaaatctaagccttcaacttgagagaatccctttgcgacaagtcttgccttgtttctaacaatcacaccttgatcatcttgtttgtttctgaacacccactttgttccaatgattcttgcatcttgtgggggcttctccagggtccaaacttcgttacgggtgaagttgttaagttcttcatgcatggcattcacccagtccggatcctgtagcgcctcatctatacaagtaggctcaacacaagaaacaaaagagtgatgttcaataaaagaagagtgtctatgtgatcgagtaataaccccttgtgaaggactcccgatgatttggttttgaggatgagcttgaagtagtgatgagtttcttctgtcaaccacttgggaagaggatccaggagcatcaacatcttcggcttgtacccttgcttgttcatgagagacaaatgtatcttcatttgcatgcctctcatctttttcatcatcttgtggtacatttgatgaagaaggcctgtcaatgatttgcacctcttcttcatcttcttttggtttgatagctccaataggcatgttcttcattgcttccctaagtggctcatcacctacatcatcaagattttcaagtgctccttgggagccattagtctcatcaaattccacatcatatgtttcttctaccacgccagtggcatggttgaatactcgatatgctttggactttaatgaataacccaaaagaaaaccaatatcacaacgtctttgaaacttccctaggtgatggcgtttcttgtagatgtagcatttgcacccaaacacccggaagaaggagacgtctggctttttcccatttagcagttcataaggagtcttcgcaagtagccggtgaggaaatagcctgtttgatgcataacaagcagtgttgacagcttcggcccaaaacctctccggtgtgttatactcatcaatcattgttcttgcaagagtgatcaaggtcctatttttcctttcaacaactccattttgttgaggtgtgtatgtggcagatacttcatgcttgatcccaatttcatcacagtactcatgaatgttggtgttgtcaaattctttgccattgtcacttctaatcttcttaatcttgcaatcaaattcattttgtgctttcttggcaaacttcttgaatatagatgcaacttcagatttgtcatggagaaagaacactcaagtgtatcttgagaagtcatcaacaatcactagacagtagaggttgccaccggcactgacataatttgtaggtccaaataaatccatatgaagtagttccagtggccttgatgttgacatgaaagctttagtgggatgtgtattagcaacttgctttccagcttgacatgcactgcatggcttgtctttttcaaacaccacatcctttaatcctctaaccatatctttctttaataccttcttgagtgtgctcatccaaacatgtgcaagcctcctatgccaaagccatccaagagaagctttggtgaagaggcaagttcttaagtctgcatcttctgaagtgaaatccactaagtagaggttgttgtatctaaatcccttgaataccattgattcatcatccatcttggttacaataacctctgttggagtgaataagcattgaagtccaagatcacaaagttgacctactgataataaattgaagctcaaaggtgcaactaagagaacatttgatattgataaatcatttgagattgccaccttgccagtccttgcacttttccttttgaattgtctccaaatgtgattttatcttgaccgtcaacattctcatctagtgaggtgaacatccgtgggttgcctgtcatatgttgtgtgcatccactgtcaataacccaatggctcccaccggtcttgtagttcacctacattcacagacaattcaagcttgagttttgagggccctatattgcataggaccagtgactctctcaattaaggactttgccacccagatttgtctaggtctactcttgtttggtggaccaaGGAATGTAACTTTaaactttccatttgcaacctttcttagaacataatgagcattgaaagcaaatggtcttgagtgcttaggcaagggagttggtggtttagctttgcagttgtgggcaaaatgaccttcatttccacactcaaagcatttgataggcttgtgagtctgctttggcttgtattgagtggtagctttcttttgcacaaaagcattgtatccaataccactcttgttatttttcataacagtgttcataagcagctcattttggaggtattgacccttgttgaacttttgcacacttgttgcaagatgttcattttcactttttaatttcttgacctcatttttaagcctttgattatccactgccaactcattgttgaaatcattgttctcaatagcaacctttcctctagtagttgcatcagtcaagtaattcttcaatttttggttgtctaaagtcaggacttcaactttttcagtcaattcagcatgtagactagtttgctcttcttgaatcaaatcatcacatgaggttgctacatcaaacttaacaacagggttaatagcctcatgtgttttgcaagataaaagttcattttcaacaagaagattgtcatgatcaaatttaatttgagtatagtcttccttgatctttactagtctattttgcaactccctattagcttcatttaatttgtcatatttttccttagcatcttttagggagtttgtgagctcatttacagttgatgacatagttttattctcttcttttatttcatcactagcctttataactatgtcatatttggcatttaaagattcattttcatttttcaacctatcacatttagcttttgactttctaatgatttgagtatattctttaagtaagttagctaactcatcatatgaaggtgaagcaaattcctcatcactatcactatcactatcatcagcaatattaataccattttgtaccttccgttcacccctagccatgaggcataggtgagaagtggatgatggcgatggtggtggtgaagagaagtccccggcgatggcggcaactttttcatcattctcctcttcacttgaagaagacccacttgatgattcgatgtcggtgagccagtcgccaacaatatatgcctttccattcttcttcttgtggaacctcttttgcttcccatcctttctcttgaagaatttcttttccttcttttcatcatcgctgtcatcttctttcttgcccttgaacttgttcttcttgggcttgttgcattgatgagcaagatggccaagctcaccacagttgtagcagtccatctcagaaatgggctttcttttgttggaaaagaacttcttcttccttgaatgaaatttgatgccttctctatttagcttcttcaacatcttggtggtcttccttaccatcaaggcaatgtttgcatcaaggtcatcatcacttgaggattcttcctcaacttgtatttttgcttttccttttctttcatgatttgctttgagagccaaatcctttcttttggaagatgattcttctttgtcgttgatgtgcatgtacatttcatgggcattgatatttcccaaaatttgtgtaggtgtggtaactgaaagatccatttgatgtagcacagtgacaatgtgtccatatttgtctattgggaggacactgagaatcttcctcacaacatccggttgtgagatttgagtaagccccaatccattaacttcctctacaagaatattaagtcgtgagtacatagcatttgcattttcattagtatgcatttcaaaagaatttaactttcgcatggctatgtgatatctttcctcacgttcacttctagttccttcgtgtagagcacaaatgtccatccacaagtcatgagcatttttatgatttcttactctattgaacacatctttgcaaaggcctctaaaaagggtgtttttggccttagcattccatttctcataattgaactcatcacctacaagatttgtgggatctctaggttcggggaatccttgtgtggcggctttatagacaccaatgtctatagcctctaagtatgcttccatacgaattttccaataaggaaaatcgtcaccatcaaaaacgggaggaggtccatccccaccggacatcgtaactctagcggttaagctaatctaagagcaacaaggctttgataccaattgaaaggatcacgatgcccaagagggggggggggtgaattgggcttttctaaaaatcaacactaattaaagactaagcaagagctaagcaagagcccaacttcaccccaacaattagcactaagaatataatactagaaatgcaacaatgctaagacaatacttcaaatacttgctaaacaaatacacaatgtaaagtgcttgaattaagtgcggaatgtaaagcaaggtttagaagactcctccaatttttcccgaggtatcgaagagtcgggactctccactagtcctcgttggagcacccgcgcaagggtatcgctctcccttggtcctcgcaagaaccaagtgctcactacgagatgatcctttgccactccggtgcggtggatccctcgagaccgcttacaaacttgagtcgggtcaccaacaagatcttcatggtgatcaccgagctcccaacgccaccaagtcgtctaggtgatgccgatcaccaagagtaacaagccgtagactttcgcttgaccaagagaagcctaatgcaagtggtgtgtgctctaggtggctctcactagcgctaatgaggaacaaacgcggattatgattctctaatctcctcactaggcttttggtgcttgcaatgctctagcaatgtgctggaataaatgtggagtgcaagccattgaatatggtgggtggagggggtataaatagccctcacccaccaactagccgttacaggcatctcactgcgcaatggcgcaccagacagtccggtgcgccaccggtgcgccaacggtcgtttccaacggctagttctgacagctagccgttggactcatggcacaccggacagtgaacagttcactgtccggtgcacaccggacagtccggtgcgatgtccggtgcgccactaaaattcaactcccaaacctgcgctctcgggtttctgcggagggaaagcctctgccacggaccagcctggccccacctggcagagggtgcaccggacagtccagtgcacaccggacagtccggtgccccaattctagaaacactaactcttgtttttcagctgattttcaaatcggttttcgctctaacttgtgtgtgagttctagagtgacacctagcactgtatatgagtgtgattgtgcaccaatactacactagaactctcttggtcaaactactcatcgacaacccctctttatagtacggctaaaaagagaataaaagacctaactaaatcgcgagtgtccacatctccttgacactcggactccgtagacctttgcCTTTTGTTTCGTTGTTTTagtcgtcgcttcgagttcttatctccgggattgttttcacgttgtagtacttctacctgtcatgcgacctaacttaccatttgtctctgcaaaaacacacgttagtcacatataatatcacgttgtcattaatcactaaaaccaaccaagggcctagatgctttcaagtgccaacacaagtggacttatggtaatctatgcaaagtgatggacaaagcgcaaatcaagtctaaaggtatgttatgtttctagacttggtacattgttttaagaactaatgtattgtgtctaagtgctggaaacaggagaaatcaaattggaaaagagatggctttgttcagccaaagacagctcggtctgggtgcaccggactgtccggtggtgcaccggatagtgtccggtgcgccaggctagcgacTGTCaaatggctgctctcgggaagcgatcaacggtgtacgactataaatcaccggactgtccggtggtgcaccggactgtccggtgagccattcacaggcgaagtcgtcgctctcgggaagtgattaacggcgtacggctataaatcaccggactgtctggtgagccaacggtcggctaggccaacggtcggccgaggaatccgcacgcgacgcgtggccgagccaacggtcagaaggaggcaccggactgtccggtgtgcaccggacagtgtcccgtgcgccaacggctccggatcttcaacggttggctgcgccacagaaggaaagaaatccgcaccggacagtgtccgatggtgcaccggactgtccggtgcgccaggcgacagaaggcaagattgccttcctggaatgctctcaacggctcctagctgccttggggctataaaagggacccctaggcgcatggaggaacacaccaagcattctctaagcattcctaagcaccaagacttcaattccgcgcatacgattctttgtgatagcaactagagctccatttgagtagtgtactcttcgggttgtgttgagagctcgtgttgtgacttgtgtgcgtgttgttgctctgattttgtgtcttgtgtgcattgctcatccctcccttacttcgtgcttctttgtgaaaatcaaagtgtaagggcgagaggctccaagttgtggagattcctcgcaaacgggatatagtaaagtgcaagcaaaacactgtggtattcaagtgggtctttggaccgcttgagaggggttgagtgcaaccctcgtccattgggacgccataacgtggagtaggcaagtattggacttgcccgaaccacgggataaaccactgtgccatctctgtgttgatctctttgtggttattgtgttttgctaagactcctctctagccacttggccttattgTTCTAacccctaatcaagtttttgtggcactaagtttcaagttttacaagatcacctattcaccccccctctaggtgctctcaagaaggGCAACAGAAAGATCTTTGTAGATCATTGCGTACCCGACTATTTTTTTTCCTTTTATGAAGAACTTCTTGCCTCCGGTCTTCTTGTTTTGGCCTTTGCTCTTTTTTGTAAAAGCAAGTGCTGATGACGTGTGAGAAATAGAAACTGTTGTGCGAGAATGAAAAAGGGGCACTGCATTCTTTATTGCTTTTGATATTTATACAAGAGAAGGAGACACTAAAAGGAGTGGTCAAAAGCCACGTCCGTACATGAGGATCGTGCAGGGGCACGTCCCTTGGAGAACGCTGGGTTGGAAAGCAGTCAACAACTGCTTATCTTTCATAAcaactctatccaaaatgattgGTTGTATCATGAGTTCATTCtttaaatttggtgggatgatatCATTTcttatattagtactaactaactacgaGGAATGAGCTTGTGATAGATTAACTTATTCCatttcacaaaccaaacaaagaagtaaggagtgagaagatgataaaCCAACTTATTTTTTAAATCAAACACCCTATAGATCGAGCTATAAAATAAGAGCAAGTCTTATTTTCAACTCATATCTTTCTTAGGCTTTTGGTTAAGATAAAATATAATATCTGTAGTTTAATATTTAATATGTTCACATTGTCTATTTTAGTTTTAAATTTATTTCTTGTAAGCATGGTTTATTTTAATTTTTTTGTGAGAAGGATTCATCACACCATTAGAGCCTCATGTCGTATAACTGTTATACTATACTATTAAATATGATTGGTATACTGTGGTAGTGCAACTTTCCGTGCAGCTACGTGTGATTGGCGGGAACTTTAGGCGACACTCATGGCACACGCCAGATTTATGGCCTGCTGACACAAGGAAATAATTGATTTTTTAAATTAATTTTAAGGGAAAAGAATAAAAACAAGGAATCTATATTTGATTAGTTCAGTGCTGCATCATATAACTGATGCAGAGGTTGAATAAATCATTCTTATTATCATTGAAAAGACTGTCAAACATCAGAGAACAGACATGTAACTTGATCATGTATAACCCCTTATGAATGGCAATGAAAAGGTGGGGTACCTCTCCCCTCTAAATTTCTCAACGTGGTCTGTTTGATAGAGGTCTGATTTATCCAAAAACTACTCTAGTTCTAGCTTTTCTTGAAAACGGCATTTTTACTAGAGTTAAAACTATTTTACAAATCGTTTGACAAAAACAGCTTATCTTAGAGCCAGAGTCATTCACCTGTATTAAAGTGATAGAGCTAGAGCCGGTGAAGTTAATATTGATAGCTTCTTTTTCGTAGTACAAAAAGGGCTCTACGTTTTTCTTAGTGAGacttttttttataaaaaaaaagtGTTTGACAGAACTCTCACTTTTTTCCAGGAAAAAATCCAGAGCGAAAGCCAGCTAAACGGAATCTAAAATATAGATACAATTTAGAGAAGATGGTCAAGAATTGAATTCACAACACAGCATAGATAGTGTGTTTTTCGTTTGTTCCGGCCGGGTACAAAAGATGACGGTGGTAGCATTTATACAACTACTCAGAAAACATGAATGGTAGCTACTAAAATAATGCGAGATGGAAATTATTTAAATTTTTTTAGGAAAGATGTCTGCTAGCATGCATGCGCGCATCAACAAACCGAAACAAATGTGCTATATGTATAtgggatttttttttaaaaaaaaagcgaGCGAGAGAACTTTTGTTTGGACGCTTAGGAATTCTCGGACGTCTCGTTGTAGAGGTCGTAGGCGCGGAGCAGCTCGCCGCAGTTGGGGAGCGGCTCCTTGCGGAGGAAGGCGATGGGGTTGGCGTAGCGGACGCCGCTCTGCTTGATGCCGTCGTTGCGGGTGAGCGGGACGCGGCAGCGGTCGCGGGAGTGGTCGATCTCGGCGCAGTCCGCCTCGGGGCTCTTGAGCAGGCGCACGTCGCAGATCTCGTCCTGGTGGTCGCCGCTGATCTCCATCCTGTACCAGCCGCCGGGGCCCGTCGTCGCCTCCGCCTTGTCGTGGACCTGCTGCGACTCGAAGTGGCGGCACTCCATCTCCACCGTCGCGCCTGGCACGCATTGTTTTGTGTTGTGTTTTGTTTTGTCACGGATGATGCGTAATGTAATGCTCACCTTGGATGGCGTGGGACACGTTTGTCTCGAACCCGGCGCGGCAGTTGTCGCAGTAGATGCGGCCGGTGACGACAAACCCAACGCCGGGAGCGGCGGCTATGGCCGTGGCCACGAGGACCAGCGCGACGAGGCTACGCAGCTGTGGCATCATCGTCGCTGTCAGTCTTGTTGTTTCTTGTACCTGATGGTGGGGTGGGGGGTCTCGGCCGGGCAGCTTAAGAATATAATGGCGAGCCGTGAGGACGAAACAGCGGTTACACGTGAGAGGCGGAGCTCGTTTGTCGTAGGGGCTCCAAGCCAATTCTGTCCGCTCGCGGTTCGGCCACTCCCGTCCGTCAAAATCAAGTGGTGCTACTAGCTTGTCGTCGTCGCTGGCCTTACACATTCTCTTCTCGACGGCTCTTCTGTTCTCCCCACATGGACCTACAATGTGAATCTCTAATAAGTTGTGCAATATCACTGTGTCGCAATAGTAGATGACACGTTATGAAAACTGTGCTGGTTACAATAGGAACTAAACTGAATCTAACAAATTTACATATATATGAAAATATACTCAGCGGAGCGAACcatgcttatatatatatatatatatatatatatatatatatatatatatatatatatatatat of Zea mays cultivar B73 chromosome 8, Zm-B73-REFERENCE-NAM-5.0, whole genome shotgun sequence contains these proteins:
- the LOC100192702 gene encoding Pollen allergen Phl p 11-like precursor, with amino-acid sequence MMPQLRSLVALVLVATAIAAAPGVGFVVTGRIYCDNCRAGFETNVSHAIQGATVEMECRHFESQQVHDKAEATTGPGGWYRMEISGDHQDEICDVRLLKSPEADCAEIDHSRDRCRVPLTRNDGIKQSGVRYANPIAFLRKEPLPNCGELLRAYDLYNETSENS